Proteins co-encoded in one Falco rusticolus isolate bFalRus1 chromosome 14, bFalRus1.pri, whole genome shotgun sequence genomic window:
- the EDA2R gene encoding tumor necrosis factor receptor superfamily member 27 — protein sequence MDCQESEYLDEHRKCIPCRKCMPGQELSKDCADSGGGDVQCVACPPRKFKDSWGHHGCKPCLSCALINRIQKSNCTSTTNAVCGECLPGFYRKARISGQLDWECIPCTKQTPSSEPQCRSRTNLVKVAVPTVPPQDTALLALTSSALVIIVLVLLALSIIYCKRFWKSQCQRVFLRTQNFSGQRAMFPTMAQPSRFLCEEQMSGPCCLGVKNLSPCYRQAEGPVEAVQFISDGEAVGLQLPSLQLEMDLPLGVTVSAASKAQLGRGLLESQPLIRASGCGDCLAGVLLPSDPRQGQLGMAEALAPLSSCASEMQHKWPHAPVECTELDLQKFSSQAEFAGSERPEEAASQAAQRVPAESSGVGQQGAQCPPSTFANPTAESGEQPVDDAQSLVTQISSTAKGLLVAELPHSLVQSLAFLLDPSLNSVKNFSHVALELGVAPQLLGRIPGFEQLVAHFAYSGDAVTIPLLAQALQRLQRFDALLLLCDHFVLSQAQGHQC from the exons ATGGACTGCCAAGAGAGCGAGTACCTGGATGAGCATAGGAAATGCATCCCCTGCAGAAAATGCATGCCCGGGCAGGAGCTTTCCAAG GACTGTGCCGACAGCGGCGGGGGGGATGTGCAGTGTGTTGCCTGCCCTCCCAGGAAGTTTAAGGACAGCTGGGGGCATCACGGCTGCAAGCCATGCCTGTCCTGCGCCCTCATCAACCGCATCCAGAAATCCAACTGCACATCAACGACCAACGCGGTCTGTGGGGAGTGCCTGCCGGG GTTTTACCGCAAGGCACGGATCAGTGGGCAGCTGGACTGGGAGTGCATCCCTTGCACCAAGCAGACACCCTCCTCCGAGCCCCAGT GTCGGTCCAGAACAAACCTGGTGAAGGTAGCTGTCCCCACCGTACCGCCACAGGACACAGCCCTTCTTGCACTGACCAGCAGTGCCCTGGTCATCATCGTACTGGTGCTTCTGGCACTCTCCATCATCTACTGCAAACGGTTTTGGAAGAGCCAGTGCCAGCGAG TCTTCCTCAGGACTCAGAACTTCTCAGGCCAGCGAGCAATGTTCCCAACCATGGCACAACCCAGCAGATTCCTGTGTGAGGAGCAGATGTctggtccctgctgcctgggtgTGAAGAACCTGAGCCCCTGCTACAGGCAGGCAGAAG GCCCCGTGGAAGCAGTGCAGTTCATCTCAGATGGGGAAGCCGTGGGGCTCCAGCTCCCCTCTCTCCAGCTGGAGATGGACTTGCCGTTGGGTGTCACGGTCAGCGCTGCCTCCAaagcccagctgggcaggggccTCCTGGAAAGCCAGCCCCTCATTCGGGCCTCAGGCTGTGGCGACTGCCTGGCTGGGGTTCTGCTGCCCTCCGACCCCAGGCAGGGCCAGCTGGGCATGGCGGAGGCCCTGGCCCCCCTCTCCTCCTGTGCCTCTGAGATGCAGCACAAGTGGCCACACGCCCCAGTGGAGTGCACCGAGCTGGACCTCCAGAAGTTCTCCAGCCAGGCAGAGTTTGCAGGCAGCGAGCGGCCGGAGGAGGCAGCaagccaggcagcacagagggTCCCGGCAGAGAGCAGTGGCGTGGGGCAGCAGGGGGCCCAGTGCCCACCCTCCACCTTTGCAAATCCCACCGCTGAAAGCGGGGAGCAGCCG GTGGATGATGCCCAGAGCCTCGTGACCCagatcagcagcacagcaaagg GTCTCCTGGTAGCAGAGCTGCCCCATTCTTTGGTGCAGTCACTTGCCTTCTTGTTGGACCCTTCCTTGAACAGCGTGAAGAACTTCAGCCACGTGGCGCTGGAGCTAGGGGTCGCACCCCAGTTGCTGGGGCGGATACCTGGATTTGAGCAGCTCGTCGCTCACTTTGCTTACTCGGGAGATGCAGTCACCATCCCACTCCTGGCCCAAGCTCTGCAGCGGCTCCAGCGGTTCgatgccctgctcctgctctgtgaCCACTTCGTGCTCAGCCAGGCTCAGGGCCACCAGTGCTAG